From one Verrucomicrobiota bacterium genomic stretch:
- the sufC gene encoding Fe-S cluster assembly ATPase SufC: MAILAVEDLCVTVQDQVVLSHCNLELPEGIWHALMGKNGMGKSSLVRTIAGHPSYTVTSGTIYLRNEDITHLPPEERARRGLFLSYQNPVEIPGVSVATFLRTALDAQGRHLPIKEFYERLNQALDTVGLDRSFASRAINVDFSGGEKKRCEMLQILMLQPSVILLDEIDSGLDIDAIQTIAHCLPQVSGLIITHQKKFLDLTRPEKIHIMEHGTITHSGGIELLDALEHQGYAGLEER, from the coding sequence ATGGCAATTCTAGCGGTCGAGGACCTATGTGTGACGGTCCAAGATCAAGTCGTTTTATCGCATTGTAACCTCGAACTCCCAGAAGGTATTTGGCATGCACTGATGGGGAAAAATGGTATGGGGAAAAGTTCTCTGGTACGGACGATCGCTGGACATCCAAGCTATACCGTAACCTCAGGAACGATCTATCTCCGTAACGAAGATATCACCCATCTTCCTCCCGAAGAACGTGCCCGCCGTGGACTCTTTTTATCCTACCAAAATCCGGTTGAGATTCCCGGTGTTTCTGTGGCGACTTTTTTACGGACTGCGCTCGATGCACAAGGGAGACATCTCCCGATTAAAGAATTTTACGAACGACTCAACCAAGCTTTAGATACCGTTGGGCTCGACCGGAGCTTTGCGTCGCGCGCCATTAACGTCGACTTTTCCGGCGGTGAAAAAAAGCGCTGCGAAATGCTCCAAATCCTCATGCTCCAACCATCGGTCATCCTGCTCGATGAAATCGATAGCGGTCTCGATATTGATGCGATTCAGACCATTGCGCACTGCTTACCCCAAGTATCCGGCCTCATCATAACACACCAAAAAAAGTTCCTCGATCTCACACGACCGGAAAAGATTCATATCATGGAACACGGAACGATCACGCACTCGGGTGGAATTGAACTACTCGACGCCCTCGAACACCAGGGTTACGCCGGACTTGAAGAACGATGA
- the sufB gene encoding Fe-S cluster assembly protein SufB yields MKDENHDFHYEVDYIHNAGTGLNEDTIRYISQAKNEPQWLLDFRLNALRVFQKLPMPTWIPPIDFDNIQYYLSPQKQTQRSWEDVPEKVKNTFERLGIPERERKFLAGVEAQFDSETAYARLQEFLTKDGIIFVDSNTGLQQYSDIFRPYFASLVPVDDNKFSALNSAVFSGGSFIYVPPGVKLKQPLQAYFRINAQRFGQFERTLIIVDHDAELLYMEGCTAPTFESAALHSAVVEVIALPGAKVQYITVQNWSSNVFNLVTKRSTAHANAEIRWIDCNIGSRITAKYPAILLAGERARGEILSIALATDNQVQDTGAKMIHRANNTTSNIVSKSVSKHHGLATYRGLVDIAPNFQGCRNRTRCDALLIDTDSRSDTYPRMTITGDQNQVEHEASVSKVDEERLLYLRQRGLDEHQATSLCVNGFVNDLIREFPLEYSVELHRLIDLVV; encoded by the coding sequence ATGAAAGATGAAAACCACGACTTCCATTACGAGGTCGACTATATCCATAACGCCGGTACTGGGCTCAACGAAGATACCATTCGCTACATTAGCCAGGCCAAAAACGAACCTCAATGGCTCTTAGACTTTCGTCTCAATGCCCTACGCGTTTTCCAAAAGCTTCCGATGCCGACCTGGATTCCTCCGATCGACTTCGACAACATCCAATACTACCTTTCTCCCCAAAAGCAAACCCAACGCTCCTGGGAGGATGTACCCGAAAAAGTCAAAAACACCTTCGAACGCCTAGGGATTCCCGAACGTGAACGGAAGTTTCTCGCGGGCGTGGAAGCGCAATTTGACAGTGAAACGGCCTACGCTCGTCTGCAAGAATTTTTAACGAAAGACGGCATCATTTTTGTCGACTCAAACACCGGATTACAGCAATATTCCGATATTTTCCGCCCCTATTTTGCCTCACTCGTTCCCGTCGATGATAACAAATTCAGTGCGCTCAATAGCGCGGTATTTAGTGGTGGTAGTTTCATTTATGTTCCACCAGGGGTAAAACTCAAACAGCCCCTTCAGGCCTACTTTCGCATCAACGCCCAACGCTTCGGGCAGTTTGAACGCACGCTTATCATTGTCGACCATGACGCCGAACTGCTCTACATGGAAGGCTGTACTGCTCCAACATTTGAGTCTGCTGCGCTTCATTCTGCTGTTGTGGAGGTAATAGCGCTTCCGGGTGCAAAAGTTCAATACATCACAGTCCAGAACTGGTCGAGCAACGTTTTTAATCTCGTTACCAAGCGCAGTACTGCCCACGCCAACGCCGAAATTCGCTGGATCGACTGCAACATCGGCTCTCGTATCACCGCTAAATACCCCGCGATTCTTCTAGCTGGCGAGCGTGCCCGTGGGGAAATTCTCTCGATTGCCCTCGCGACCGACAACCAAGTTCAAGACACCGGTGCGAAGATGATTCACCGCGCGAACAACACGACCTCCAACATTGTTTCGAAATCAGTTTCCAAGCACCACGGCCTTGCGACCTACCGCGGTCTCGTAGACATCGCACCTAACTTTCAAGGTTGCCGCAACCGTACGCGCTGCGACGCTCTTCTAATCGACACTGACAGCCGCAGTGACACCTATCCGCGCATGACGATTACCGGCGATCAAAATCAAGTCGAACACGAAGCCAGCGTCTCGAAAGTCGACGAAGAGCGTCTACTTTATCTTCGCCAACGTGGCCTCGACGAACACCAAGCCACCAGCCTCTGTGTAAACGGCTTTGTCAACGACCTCATCCGAGAATTCCCTCTCGAATACAGCGTCGAACTACACCGGTTGATTGATTTGGTTGTGTAG